The sequence TCGCAGGAACCGTTTTCCGCGATGATACATCTACGCTAGACGCCAATTTTTTAACTGCTTGGGAAACCTATTTAAACTTAGCAGAAGCCGCCCAAAAAGGTTTGATTACCGCAAACGCAAAAGATTTATACGAAACTGGCGTAACGCTAGCTTTTGAATATTGGAACACGCCAATGCCTTCAGATTATTTAACGGGTCCAGCTGCCTTTGATGCTTCCGGAACAACTCCAATTCAACAAATTATTACTCAAAAATGGATTGCAAACATCATCAACGGTTATGAAGGTTGGGTTGAATATCGCAGAACTGGTTTTCCAATATTGAAGCCAATTGCCGCAAGTTTAAATGACGGATTAATCCCTGTAAGAATGCCTTATCCCGCAGAAGAACAGGCGTTAAATGCGGACAATTACAATGAAGCAGCATCAAACACAAACGGAAACAGCATCAATTTCCCAGTTTGGTGGGATGAATAATTGTAATCTAAAATATTTCGAAATTAATGGAAACAGTTGAGCAACTTGAAACTTTAAACCTGAAACCCTTTTATGAACGTAGAAATCTGGCAATGGGCATTGATAATTGTATCTAGTTTGATACTTTTTTTCCTTTCGCCATTGGCCAAAACCACAGATCAATTCTTTAAAGCAACGCATCGCAAAAAAGCCCCGAGCGCTTTTATGCTTACTGGTAGCCTCATCATTTCGTGGATTTTTGCGAAAAGTATTACTAATGCTGCCAATCTCGGTCTCGATTTCGGGATTGTGGGTGGTGTTGCTTATGCTGGTTATTATTTATCTTTTGCCGTAGCGGGAATCATTATCTATTTTCTTCGAAAAAATGGCGGTTTTACGAGTATTCACCATTTTTTAACGAGCCGTTTTGGAAAAGGTGCAATGCGGGTTTTTTCAGTTTTGATTGCGATTCGTTTGTTCAACGAAGTTTGGAGTAATACGATGGTAATCGGCACTTATTTTGGCGAACAGGGAAGTTCAGGTTTTTATTGGGCAATTATTGTTTTCACCGTTTTAACATTGGCTTATGCGCTGAAAGGCGGGTTGAGCAGCTCCATTTTTACAGATTTAATTCAAATGGGGTTGTTTGCAGTTCTACTTTGTATTATTCTTTGGAAGATATTTTCGATGGAAGATTTTACGGTTTCTGAAGTTGCAAGTTCTGGGACTTGGAGTTTTGGCTTGGGCCTAAATTTATTTTTTGCGGCAATAATTCAATCGTTTAGCTATCCGTTCCACGATCCCGTTTTGACGGATCGCGCTTTTTTGAGTTCTCCAAAAACCACGCTTAAAAGTTTTTTGTGGGCCACACTGCTCGGAGCCCTAAGTATAATACTTTTTAGCGTAATCGGAGTTTACGCTAAAACGCAAGGTATGGAAGGTCAGGCCGCGGTTGAGGTTGGGAAAGCATTCGGTGTAATCATTCTTTTAGTGATAAACTTTATTATGATTACTTCAGCAGCTTCTACTTTAGATTCCACCTTTTCTTCCTTTTCGAAATTATTGTCAGTAGATTTGAAGCTGGGGAAAAACCTAACTTTTGGACGATTATCAATGGTAATTATTGCGATATTGGGAACCATTCCAGTATTTTTGAATGCCGAAATTCTTTCCGCAACAACTGTATCAGGAACGATGGTAATTGGGCTTACACCGGTGTTTTTATTTTGGAAAATGAAAGTCCCAAAAGTGAGTTTTTACGTAAGTGTATTTACAGGAATCGCTTTCGGCTTTATTTTAGTTTTTGAAATTTTTCCGAAAAAACTCATTTTCACTGAAGGAAAATACGCAGAGCTACTTTGGGTAAACATTTGGGGAATTGGCAGTTGCATACTTTTATATTTAATACCAACTTGGATAAAAAAATAGAACATATAAAAAATCTAAAAGGCAAAGTTTTGCTTTTTGGTGGCGTTTACAGCAATTTGCAAGCTTTGGAAAAGCTAAAAAGCATTGCTGAATCTGAAAATATTCCTCCAGAAAATTGTATTTGCACAGGAGATATTGTGGGCTATTGTGCCCAACCTGAAGAAACCGTTCAACTTTTTAAAATTTGGGGTGCCAAAAGTATTGTTGGAAATGTGGAAATTCAATTAAGCGAAGGTGCCGAAGATTGTGGCTGCGATTTTAAAGAAGGCGGCAGATGCGATGGTTTTTCGCAACTATGGTATCCGTTTGCGCAAAGCAAACTTTCAAAAAGCTCGTTGGATTTTATAAAAACCTTGCCCGATTTTCTTCAATTTGAATATGCGGGAAAGAAAGTTACCGTTGTTCACGGCTCCTATTTCAATGTTTCAGAATTTATTTTTAAATCTACTCCTTGGGAAACCAAACTTGAAGACCTTAAAGCAACTAAAAGCGATGTAATTATTGCAGGCCATTGTGGTTTGCCTTTTCATCATACTCAAGAAAACAAAATTTGGTTAAATCCAGGTGTTATTGGAATGCCCGCAAACGATGGAACACCCCAAGTTTGGTATATGATTCTAAATGATAAAAAAGACGAACTAACTTTTTCACACCACAGAATGGATTACAACTTTATGCTAACCAGTAAATTAATGCAAAACGGTTTGCTTCCACAGGAATATGCGAGAACGATAACTACCGGAATTTGGAACAATACTGAAATACTTCCTGCCATTGAGAGTGGTTGGCAAGGTTTTGGCATTCCATTATAAAATTTATGAAACAAAAAACAATCTTTTTTCTTTTACTATTAATCACAGCAAGCAGCTTCGCCCAGAAAAACGTAGAAGATTTGCTGCAAATTTATAATACTCGCAGTATTCCATACATCTCGGTAGAAGGATTACGAATGTTGCAAATGAACGATTCTGTCGTGATTCTTGATGCGCGCGAGCCACAAGAATTTAATGTCAGCCACATTGTTTCAGCTAAAAACATTGGCTTCAACAATTTTTCTTCCGAAGAAAAACAGCTGCAGCGATTAAAGAAAAACGCACCCATAATAGTATATTGTTCCGTGGGAATCCGTTCCGAACAAATTGGTGAAAAACTAAAAAAAGCGGGATTTACCAATGTGAAAAATCTTTACGGTGGTATCTTTGAATGGAAAAACAAGGAATATCCAGTGATTGATTCCACAGGAAGAGAAACAGAAAACGTACATACCTTTTCTAAAATGTGGAGTAAATATTTAA comes from Aequorivita sublithincola DSM 14238 and encodes:
- a CDS encoding rhodanese-like domain-containing protein — translated: MKQKTIFFLLLLITASSFAQKNVEDLLQIYNTRSIPYISVEGLRMLQMNDSVVILDAREPQEFNVSHIVSAKNIGFNNFSSEEKQLQRLKKNAPIIVYCSVGIRSEQIGEKLKKAGFTNVKNLYGGIFEWKNKEYPVIDSTGRETENVHTFSKMWSKYLNAGNPVY
- a CDS encoding sodium:solute symporter, producing MNVEIWQWALIIVSSLILFFLSPLAKTTDQFFKATHRKKAPSAFMLTGSLIISWIFAKSITNAANLGLDFGIVGGVAYAGYYLSFAVAGIIIYFLRKNGGFTSIHHFLTSRFGKGAMRVFSVLIAIRLFNEVWSNTMVIGTYFGEQGSSGFYWAIIVFTVLTLAYALKGGLSSSIFTDLIQMGLFAVLLCIILWKIFSMEDFTVSEVASSGTWSFGLGLNLFFAAIIQSFSYPFHDPVLTDRAFLSSPKTTLKSFLWATLLGALSIILFSVIGVYAKTQGMEGQAAVEVGKAFGVIILLVINFIMITSAASTLDSTFSSFSKLLSVDLKLGKNLTFGRLSMVIIAILGTIPVFLNAEILSATTVSGTMVIGLTPVFLFWKMKVPKVSFYVSVFTGIAFGFILVFEIFPKKLIFTEGKYAELLWVNIWGIGSCILLYLIPTWIKK
- a CDS encoding metallophosphoesterase family protein is translated as MDKKIEHIKNLKGKVLLFGGVYSNLQALEKLKSIAESENIPPENCICTGDIVGYCAQPEETVQLFKIWGAKSIVGNVEIQLSEGAEDCGCDFKEGGRCDGFSQLWYPFAQSKLSKSSLDFIKTLPDFLQFEYAGKKVTVVHGSYFNVSEFIFKSTPWETKLEDLKATKSDVIIAGHCGLPFHHTQENKIWLNPGVIGMPANDGTPQVWYMILNDKKDELTFSHHRMDYNFMLTSKLMQNGLLPQEYARTITTGIWNNTEILPAIESGWQGFGIPL